One segment of Aquimarina sp. BL5 DNA contains the following:
- a CDS encoding T9SS type A sorting domain-containing protein, with protein sequence MKTQLSFTKRTLWLLAITMVTTVAMEAQQIINATLQNDGRTRQYRLYIPASYDASTPTPLILNFHGFTNNIDTQFNQSDFRQLAEDNQFIFVTPQGLGFLAGWAINNNFGGNEDDLGFSDALIDRIQQDYNINEKRIYATGFSNGGFFSYRLACELSPRIAAVASVAGSMTRRWIDNNQCQPQHPTAVLQITGTNDNVISINGNGSNEPIQDVMEYWSAVNNGDSTPDVIQLGGGSTRSIWDNGDNGVIAEFIRVQGKGHSWNGGNVNTSQEVWNFFSRFDIDGAIDGTPPPPPTACSTTITSFPFSESFESGLGQWSQSTSDDINWTRDSGGTPSNSTGPSNGADGNFYLYVEASGNGTGFPNKRAILNSPCLDFSGVDTPTLNFQYHMFGSAINSLTVEARTDNTGNWLAVFSRSGDQGNVWNGTSINLSDYAGNPSVQLRFNVVTGSGGSGWQSDIAIDAVSIQNGTVDPGPTCDSINFNDFTVTPFSNQDNAGNFSIESGGDALSLTNNTWKYIGLNYNVTANTVIEFDFSSTSQGEIHAVGFENNNSLTASRYFKVHGTQNYGVTNFDNYSSGTTNYVIPVGSFYTGSMDRLVFINDNDSGSGNNSVFSNVKIYEGSCGGSLIADRSSDFDSLTPILGTEGEGIGAIKMTPNPTNDLFSLNLNSESTVDTMISIYTLLGQKKYEARLQSGVNNFSANSLGLSSGIYVVKIKSQGEEGIAQKLIVR encoded by the coding sequence ATGAAAACTCAACTAAGCTTTACAAAAAGAACTTTATGGCTATTGGCCATAACAATGGTTACTACTGTCGCCATGGAAGCGCAACAGATTATTAATGCTACCTTACAAAATGACGGAAGAACACGACAATACCGGCTCTATATTCCCGCGAGTTATGATGCCAGTACACCAACTCCTTTAATTTTAAATTTTCACGGATTTACAAACAATATTGATACCCAGTTTAATCAGAGTGATTTTAGACAACTAGCCGAAGACAATCAATTTATATTTGTAACACCACAAGGCTTAGGTTTTTTAGCGGGATGGGCGATAAACAATAATTTTGGTGGTAATGAAGATGATCTGGGGTTCTCAGACGCGTTAATAGATAGAATTCAACAGGATTATAATATAAACGAGAAACGAATTTATGCAACCGGATTTTCTAACGGAGGTTTTTTTAGTTATCGTTTGGCTTGTGAATTGAGCCCTAGAATTGCAGCAGTAGCTTCGGTTGCAGGAAGTATGACGAGAAGATGGATTGATAATAATCAATGCCAACCACAACATCCAACGGCTGTATTACAAATAACGGGTACTAATGATAATGTAATTTCTATAAACGGTAACGGAAGTAATGAACCTATACAAGATGTAATGGAATATTGGTCTGCTGTTAATAATGGAGATTCTACACCAGACGTAATTCAATTAGGAGGTGGATCTACACGTTCTATTTGGGATAATGGTGATAATGGTGTGATAGCAGAATTTATTAGAGTCCAGGGAAAAGGACATAGCTGGAACGGGGGAAATGTAAATACTTCTCAAGAGGTTTGGAATTTCTTTTCTCGATTTGATATAGATGGAGCCATAGATGGTACTCCGCCACCGCCACCTACAGCTTGTAGTACTACTATAACATCCTTTCCTTTTAGTGAAAGCTTCGAAAGTGGTTTAGGACAATGGTCGCAATCCACTAGTGATGATATAAACTGGACTAGAGATTCTGGAGGTACCCCTTCTAATAGTACAGGACCATCTAATGGAGCAGATGGTAATTTTTACCTTTATGTAGAAGCATCTGGTAATGGTACCGGTTTTCCTAATAAAAGAGCAATACTTAATTCTCCTTGTTTAGATTTTAGTGGTGTAGATACTCCGACACTTAACTTTCAATATCATATGTTTGGTAGTGCTATAAATAGTTTAACTGTAGAAGCAAGAACAGACAACACAGGAAACTGGTTAGCTGTATTTAGCAGATCTGGAGATCAAGGGAATGTATGGAATGGAACAAGTATAAATCTATCAGATTATGCTGGTAATCCAAGTGTTCAACTACGATTTAATGTAGTAACTGGTTCTGGTGGTAGTGGATGGCAAAGTGATATTGCAATTGATGCTGTATCCATCCAGAACGGTACTGTAGATCCAGGTCCAACATGTGATAGTATTAACTTTAATGATTTTACTGTTACTCCATTTTCTAATCAAGATAATGCTGGTAATTTCTCTATCGAAAGTGGTGGAGATGCTTTATCATTAACCAATAATACTTGGAAATATATTGGTCTTAATTATAACGTTACTGCGAATACTGTTATCGAATTTGATTTTAGTAGTACATCTCAGGGAGAGATTCATGCAGTAGGTTTTGAGAATAACAATTCATTAACAGCATCGCGTTATTTTAAAGTACATGGGACTCAGAACTATGGTGTAACAAATTTTGACAACTATTCATCTGGTACTACCAACTATGTTATTCCTGTAGGGAGTTTCTATACAGGATCTATGGATAGATTAGTATTTATCAATGATAATGATAGTGGTTCAGGAAATAATTCTGTTTTTTCTAATGTAAAAATATATGAAGGCTCTTGTGGAGGCTCTCTTATAGCCGATAGATCTAGTGATTTTGATAGTTTAACACCAATTCTAGGTACAGAAGGTGAAGGAATAGGTGCTATTAAAATGACTCCTAATCCTACAAATGATCTGTTTTCTTTAAACCTAAACTCAGAAAGCACTGTAGATACTATGATTAGTATTTATACGCTATTAGGTCAGAAAAAATACGAAGCCAGATTACAATCAGGTGTAAATAATTTTTCTGCGAATAGTTTAGGACTTAGTTCTGGGATTTATGTTGTAAAAATTAAATCTCAAGGAGAGGAAGGAATCGCTCAAAAATTAATTGTTAGATAA
- a CDS encoding AraC family transcriptional regulator gives MEFSKNLLFFFSALGAFNGLFLSLYFGFLIKNRSRATHFLAALLFVISVRVTKSVFLTFYPGTSSVFVSVGLTACFLIGPFLYLYTRIAINPHKVHKWNWLFHVIPVLIFMTIISIQYPYREYRHLWWRSPPRIFGMLLFIQWTLYTIAAIHQARNTFKILWSSTKKITTLDFWIINIVTGSFIIWLAYNTTTYTSYIVGALSFSFTFYITLVIWIIKRRKSTLTFLTPTVKYANRKIDQEKASSIADKLNTLFKEEEIHRNPNLKLSDVADQLHIKPHELSQYLNDNLELSFSNYINMHRVKTATKLIQTNTLLTLEAIGNECGFKSNSTFYTAFKKQEGMTPSQFKKSWK, from the coding sequence TTGGAATTTAGTAAAAATTTGTTATTCTTTTTTAGTGCTTTAGGAGCATTTAATGGGCTTTTTCTGAGTTTATATTTTGGGTTTTTAATTAAAAATAGGAGCAGAGCTACCCATTTTCTAGCAGCATTGTTATTTGTAATAAGTGTACGTGTTACCAAATCTGTTTTTCTAACATTTTACCCAGGAACATCTTCCGTATTCGTAAGTGTGGGTTTAACAGCCTGTTTTTTAATCGGTCCATTTTTATATCTGTATACCAGAATTGCCATAAACCCTCATAAAGTCCATAAATGGAATTGGTTGTTTCACGTCATTCCGGTATTGATATTTATGACTATTATTAGTATCCAATATCCTTATAGAGAGTATAGGCATTTGTGGTGGCGTAGTCCTCCTAGAATTTTTGGGATGCTATTATTTATCCAATGGACACTCTATACAATAGCAGCTATCCATCAAGCTAGAAACACATTTAAAATACTTTGGAGTAGCACAAAAAAAATTACTACACTGGATTTTTGGATTATTAATATTGTCACAGGTAGTTTTATTATTTGGTTGGCATATAATACTACAACCTATACCTCATATATTGTAGGGGCTTTATCATTTTCTTTTACCTTTTATATCACATTAGTTATCTGGATTATAAAACGAAGAAAAAGCACACTTACATTTCTTACACCTACCGTAAAATATGCCAATAGAAAGATTGATCAAGAAAAAGCTTCTTCGATTGCAGATAAGTTGAATACCTTGTTCAAAGAAGAAGAAATACATCGTAATCCTAATTTAAAGTTATCTGATGTTGCTGATCAACTTCACATAAAACCTCACGAACTTTCTCAGTATCTAAATGATAATTTGGAATTAAGTTTTTCGAATTATATTAATATGCATCGTGTAAAAACGGCTACAAAATTAATTCAAACCAATACATTACTTACACTAGAAGCCATTGGGAATGAATGTGGTTTTAAATCAAATTCTACGTTTTATACGGCTTTTAAAAAACAAGAAGGAATGACACCTTCTCAGTTTAAAAAATCTTGGAAGTAG
- a CDS encoding nuclear transport factor 2 family protein, whose product MKNLFVVFLCLISCEIVLAQSDKDQITETLLDYIEGTANGQPERIKNAFHKDLNLYSISNDTLGITSGKKYIGYFKEGQKRDRVGKIVSIDVALYQKYEKCVLKHIKH is encoded by the coding sequence ATGAAAAATCTATTTGTAGTATTCTTATGCTTAATCAGTTGTGAAATAGTATTAGCACAATCAGACAAAGATCAAATTACCGAAACCCTTTTGGATTATATAGAAGGAACCGCTAATGGCCAACCAGAACGAATAAAAAATGCTTTCCATAAAGACTTGAATTTATATTCCATTTCTAACGATACGCTGGGCATTACTTCTGGAAAAAAATATATCGGCTATTTTAAAGAAGGTCAAAAACGAGATCGAGTAGGGAAGATCGTTTCTATAGATGTGGCCTTATACCAAAAATATGAAAAATGTGTGCTAAAACACATAAAACACTAA
- a CDS encoding Tn3 family transposase — protein sequence MKQINFLKDSEIQKFDLPPELTDEERQLVFTTRDILDHNLSFRKTITKIGFILQMGYFTLKRKFFLPYQFHKDDINFVIRLLDIKHSISISEYKKVAYNLHRKLILELNGYRKFSEFKKSFIQEAESLVKTSLKPKDIFYSLLDYLEERKVEIPKYYVFSNVVSEALNSFESILVKQIDKALTKSQKETLDSLMILPSNPDKLSSNNPYLITSLKKPEQGITPKKIRESLEDFYIIQDLHFTFLPAITTTDISKELLNYYAVWLIKAEHIQFESISNIEIKRLYLIAFIVYQFRLRQDLFTEIVLQCVPKYFNDTEKIVATQFLNQTIDQNSQKKSRFSNIRNIILSSKQQMTKVKEIIISNNYQDTEKVEKITQLLFKKENSFQDKLLEELSKIDPFNIKGIKDQLFFTQLSKGFRKIQNRVGNIIQILEFNPNTSNLEIISAINYYKDKKGKITNYAPTEFVSEKDNKWLFDEKGELDKSLYKVILYREISNHIKAGSLNLKYSDKYKSIDEYLISSEKWNSSKSELIERANLKEFKFVKGFLTNFKNILSDQYLKTNQGIGDNTNLKIGKDGKPRITTPKLNDVDTNNGCIEVLGSDQYLPLINILSEIRHTTKIGDVFVHYSRKTFKNNLSDDVLYAAIIGLGCNIGIRKMGKISKGIGADKLEYAVRWYFSKENLDEANRRILALINSLSLPKIFSKDKLHTSSDGQKFNVSIPSLHARYSYKYFGFGKGVSAYSFIDDQSKLFYNTIISTSEREAGYVLDGLMHNDEIESNIHSTDTHGYSEIVFGICNSLGIFFAPRIKNHKNQLLYTFKSHPRKNYQQKGYQILPAKGMQIDETILDTQWDNVIRLLCTIKLKEVRASEILSRLSSYSKQHPLYKALKELGRIYKTIFLLRYYSETPLRQAIEKQLNKVELSHLFAKAVFFGNNQEFKVSTKEEQEIALSCRHLIQNSIILWNYLFISEKLSKIESKQEYDRIIDILKQSSVMTWQHINMHGEYDFEISNKESKFDLKSILEFQI from the coding sequence ATGAAGCAGATTAATTTCCTTAAAGATTCGGAAATCCAAAAATTTGATTTACCTCCAGAACTAACGGATGAAGAAAGACAATTAGTTTTTACCACAAGAGATATTTTGGATCATAACCTATCTTTCAGAAAAACTATAACAAAAATTGGTTTCATTCTTCAAATGGGCTATTTCACTTTAAAAAGGAAATTTTTCTTGCCTTATCAATTTCATAAAGACGACATCAATTTTGTAATAAGATTATTGGATATAAAACATTCTATTTCTATTTCAGAGTATAAAAAAGTAGCCTATAATTTGCATCGTAAATTAATTTTAGAACTTAATGGATATAGGAAATTTAGTGAATTCAAAAAGAGTTTCATACAAGAAGCAGAGTCTTTGGTTAAAACTTCTTTAAAACCAAAAGATATATTTTATTCTCTTCTAGATTATCTAGAAGAAAGAAAAGTTGAAATACCCAAGTACTATGTCTTTTCTAATGTTGTAAGTGAAGCCCTTAATTCTTTTGAATCTATTCTTGTTAAGCAAATCGATAAGGCCTTGACAAAATCTCAAAAAGAGACATTAGATAGTCTAATGATTTTACCATCTAATCCTGATAAACTTTCTTCCAATAACCCATATTTAATAACTAGTTTAAAAAAACCAGAACAGGGTATTACACCAAAAAAAATAAGAGAAAGCCTTGAAGATTTTTATATTATTCAAGATTTACATTTCACTTTCTTACCGGCTATCACTACTACTGATATTTCTAAAGAATTATTAAACTATTATGCTGTTTGGTTAATTAAAGCTGAGCACATTCAGTTTGAAAGTATTAGTAACATAGAAATTAAAAGGCTATATCTAATTGCTTTCATTGTATATCAATTTAGGCTTAGACAAGATTTATTTACTGAAATTGTTTTACAATGTGTTCCAAAATATTTTAATGACACTGAAAAAATTGTAGCAACTCAGTTTTTAAATCAAACTATTGATCAAAATTCACAAAAGAAAAGTAGATTTTCAAATATTCGAAATATTATTCTTTCGTCTAAACAACAAATGACAAAAGTTAAAGAAATAATTATATCCAATAATTATCAGGATACTGAAAAAGTAGAAAAAATAACCCAACTTCTTTTTAAAAAAGAAAACTCATTTCAGGATAAGTTGTTAGAAGAATTATCCAAAATTGATCCATTCAATATAAAAGGGATTAAAGATCAACTGTTTTTCACTCAACTGTCTAAGGGTTTTAGAAAAATCCAAAATAGGGTTGGTAATATTATCCAAATTCTTGAATTTAATCCTAACACATCAAATTTGGAAATAATTTCAGCGATTAACTATTATAAGGATAAAAAGGGAAAAATAACAAATTATGCACCAACCGAATTTGTATCTGAAAAAGACAATAAGTGGCTATTTGATGAGAAAGGTGAACTAGATAAGAGTCTCTATAAAGTTATTTTGTATAGGGAAATCTCTAATCATATCAAAGCAGGATCCCTTAACTTAAAATATTCTGATAAATATAAATCTATTGATGAATATCTAATTAGTTCCGAAAAATGGAATTCCAGTAAATCCGAACTAATTGAGAGAGCTAATTTAAAAGAATTTAAATTTGTCAAAGGCTTTCTAACCAATTTTAAGAATATTTTGTCCGATCAGTATTTAAAGACTAATCAAGGAATTGGGGATAATACCAATTTAAAAATTGGTAAAGATGGAAAACCTAGAATTACCACCCCAAAACTGAATGATGTGGATACAAATAATGGTTGTATTGAAGTTTTAGGTTCAGACCAATATTTACCACTAATTAATATTTTATCTGAGATAAGGCATACGACCAAAATAGGAGATGTCTTTGTACACTATAGTAGAAAAACTTTTAAGAACAACTTGTCAGATGATGTCTTGTATGCCGCTATTATTGGATTAGGGTGTAATATAGGAATAAGAAAAATGGGTAAGATTTCGAAGGGAATAGGAGCGGATAAATTGGAATATGCGGTTAGATGGTATTTCAGTAAAGAAAATTTAGATGAAGCTAATAGAAGGATACTAGCGCTAATAAATAGCCTTTCACTACCCAAAATATTTTCAAAAGATAAATTACATACCTCTAGTGATGGCCAAAAATTTAATGTGAGTATTCCATCACTACACGCTAGATATTCTTATAAATATTTCGGATTTGGTAAAGGGGTTTCTGCATATAGTTTCATCGATGATCAAAGTAAATTGTTTTACAATACCATTATTAGTACATCAGAACGTGAAGCAGGATATGTTTTGGATGGATTAATGCATAATGATGAAATCGAAAGTAATATTCATTCAACTGATACACATGGATACAGTGAAATAGTTTTTGGAATATGTAATTCACTAGGTATTTTTTTTGCTCCTAGGATAAAAAACCATAAAAATCAACTTTTATATACTTTCAAAAGCCACCCAAGAAAGAATTATCAACAGAAAGGTTATCAAATTCTACCAGCAAAAGGAATGCAAATTGATGAAACTATTTTAGATACACAGTGGGATAATGTAATAAGGCTTTTATGTACGATAAAATTGAAAGAGGTAAGGGCATCAGAAATACTAAGTAGATTAAGTTCTTATTCTAAACAACATCCATTATATAAAGCTCTAAAAGAATTAGGCAGAATTTATAAAACAATTTTTCTCTTAAGATATTATTCTGAAACGCCATTAAGACAAGCGATAGAGAAGCAGTTGAATAAAGTTGAGTTATCTCATTTATTTGCTAAAGCGGTCTTTTTTGGTAATAATCAAGAATTCAAAGTAAGTACAAAAGAAGAACAAGAAATAGCTCTTTCTTGTAGACATTTAATACAAAACTCCATAATTCTATGGAATTATTTATTTATCTCTGAAAAGCTTTCAAAAATTGAAAGTAAACAAGAGTATGATAGGATAATCGATATATTAAAACAAAGTTCAGTTATGACCTGGCAGCATATAAACATGCACGGTGAATATGATTTTGAAATTTCTAATAAAGAATCAAAGTTTGATTTAAAAAGTATTTTAGAATTTCAGATATAA
- a CDS encoding metallophosphoesterase family protein — protein sequence MSKIFFTSDHHFGHANIIKFSNRPFTHVEEMNEVLIEKWNKKVGKKDQVYHLGDIGLTNPKNLEKILEKLNGRIYLIKGNHEKSGEACKERFEWIKDYYELTVQDTDFERGKQLLVLFHYGLRVWNASHHGTYHLYGHSHGTLPDNPNSLSFDIGVDCHNFCPLSYDEVKVIMKTKKWKPPFKTRKNNVI from the coding sequence ATGAGTAAAATATTTTTTACATCGGATCATCATTTTGGTCATGCAAATATTATCAAATTTTCCAATCGCCCTTTTACACACGTGGAAGAGATGAATGAAGTCTTAATCGAAAAGTGGAATAAAAAAGTTGGAAAAAAAGATCAAGTATATCATTTAGGTGATATTGGTTTAACTAACCCTAAAAATCTTGAAAAAATATTAGAAAAATTGAATGGTAGAATATATCTAATTAAGGGTAATCATGAAAAATCAGGAGAAGCTTGTAAGGAAAGGTTTGAATGGATAAAGGATTACTATGAATTAACGGTTCAAGACACTGATTTTGAGAGAGGAAAACAATTACTAGTGCTTTTTCATTACGGATTGAGAGTATGGAATGCTTCTCACCACGGCACTTATCATTTATATGGACATTCTCACGGAACGCTTCCGGATAACCCAAATTCATTATCATTTGATATAGGAGTAGACTGCCATAATTTCTGCCCTCTGTCTTATGATGAAGTAAAAGTTATTATGAAAACTAAAAAATGGAAACCTCCATTTAAAACCAGAAAAAATAATGTTATCTGA
- a CDS encoding recombinase family protein → MIVGYARVSTPDQKIESQIDLLEEAGCEKIYTDIASGVREDRSGLNEMIEYLRKGDIVYTYKNDRIFRSLKNMIDLIDTFNEKGVHFKSLSEPEFDTTSANGKFLLQIFAAVAEFERNLISERTKIGLNNARKRKKLLGRPKGPKKETVEKYQYAKHLYDNQNIPIDKACEKAGVSKATFYRVEKEINNKKIPNSANRLNVKKH, encoded by the coding sequence ATGATTGTTGGATATGCAAGAGTATCAACACCTGATCAAAAAATAGAATCACAAATAGATTTACTTGAGGAAGCTGGGTGTGAAAAAATTTATACTGACATTGCCAGTGGAGTTAGAGAAGATCGGTCTGGACTGAATGAGATGATAGAATATCTCAGAAAGGGTGATATAGTTTACACTTATAAAAATGATAGGATCTTTAGATCATTAAAAAATATGATTGACCTTATAGATACCTTCAATGAAAAGGGTGTTCATTTTAAAAGCCTTAGTGAACCAGAGTTCGATACAACTTCTGCAAATGGAAAATTTTTATTACAGATTTTTGCTGCAGTTGCAGAATTCGAGCGTAACCTTATTAGTGAAAGAACCAAAATTGGTCTTAATAATGCTAGAAAAAGAAAAAAACTCTTAGGAAGACCTAAAGGACCTAAAAAGGAAACCGTAGAAAAATATCAATATGCAAAGCATCTTTATGATAACCAGAATATTCCTATAGATAAAGCATGCGAAAAGGCAGGAGTGAGTAAGGCTACTTTTTATAGAGTTGAAAAGGAAATAAATAATAAGAAAATACCAAATTCTGCAAATAGGCTTAATGTAAAAAAGCATTAA
- a CDS encoding helix-turn-helix transcriptional regulator has product MPERLNRIKEILVIQDVSQKDLAKRLGKNPNTIASICNNKSQPHLKDLKLIAEILDVDIRELLVPTKSN; this is encoded by the coding sequence ATGCCTGAGAGACTTAATAGGATTAAAGAAATACTTGTAATACAGGATGTAAGCCAAAAAGATCTTGCAAAAAGACTAGGTAAAAATCCAAATACTATAGCTTCAATTTGTAATAACAAGTCTCAGCCTCATTTAAAAGATTTAAAATTAATAGCAGAAATTCTTGATGTAGACATTCGAGAATTGCTTGTACCTACTAAAAGCAATTAA